One genomic region from Mangifera indica cultivar Alphonso chromosome 17, CATAS_Mindica_2.1, whole genome shotgun sequence encodes:
- the LOC123200943 gene encoding pleiotropic drug resistance protein 1-like isoform X2, which produces MENGGSFRANSGRLGSPHIWRNSTMEAFTKSSQGEDDEEALKWAAIEKLPTYLRIQRGILTEAEGQAREIDIKSLGLIERRNLIERLVKIAEEDNEKFLLKLKERIDRVGLDIPTIEVRFEHINVEAEAYIGSRALPTIFNSIVNTLEGFLNYLHILPSRKKSLPILHDVSGIIKPRRMTLLLGPPSSGKTTLLLTLAGKLGKDLKFSGRVTYNGHGMEEFVPQRTSAYISQYDLHIGEMTVRETLAFSARCQGVGPRYETLAELSRREKAANIKPDPDIDLYMKAASLEGQETNVVTDYVLKILGLEVCADTMVGDEMIRGISGGQKKRVTTGEMLVGPARALFMDEISTGLDSSTTFQIVNSLRQSIHIFNGTAVISLLQPAPETYELFDDIVLLSDGHIVYQGPRENVLEFFEYMGFKCPERKGVADFLQEVTSRKDQEQYWANKDEPYSFVASQEFAEAFQSFHIGRKLGDELATPFDKSKSHPAALTKEKYGCSKKELLKACISREYLLMKRNSFVYIFKMFQLILAAVVTMTLFLRTEMHRETVADGGIYLGTLFFALVMIMFNGFSELAMTIMKLPVFYKQRDLLFYPSWAYSLPTWVLKIPITFVEVGVWVFTTYYVIGYDPNIKRFFRQYLILLCVNQMASGLFRCIGAIGRNIIVANTFGSFALLSVLVLGGFVLSRVDVKSWWLWGYWFSPMMYGQNAMAVNEFLGNSWSHIPPNSKESLGVQVMKSRGLFPEAYWYWIGVGALIGYVFLFNFLFTMALKYLDPLGKPQAILTQEAFDEKCGSKGGELMELTHRGKLSSKRGNESRRSISSRTLSARIESFSGPEQHRRRGMILPFEPHSITFDEIRYAVDMPQEMKAQGIAADRLELLKGLSGAFRPGVLTALMGVSGAGKTTLMDVLSGRKTGGYISGTITISGYLKKQETFARISGYCEQTDIHSPHVTVYESLLYSAWLRLPIEVNSDTRKMFIKEVMELVELNPIREALVGLPGVNGLSTEQRKRLTIAVELVANPSIIFMDEPTSGLDARAAAIVMRTVRNTVDTGRTVVCTIHQPSIDIFDAFDELLLLKRGGEEIYVGPLGRHSSQLIKYFEGIEGVPKIRDGHNPATWMLEVTTTAQEAGLGINFTDIYKNSELYRRNKNLIKELSTPPPGSKDLYFGTKYSQSFFTQCKACLWKQHMSYWRNPPYTAVRLFFTTFIALMFGTIFWDIGSERKRQQDLFNAMGSMYAAVLFIGAQNATSVQPVVAIERTVFYRERAAGMYSTLPYAFGQVAIELPHILVQTIIYGVIVYATIGFDWTVSKFFWYLIIMYLTLLYFTFYGMMAVAVTPNHNIAAIVSSFFYIMWNLFSGFIIPRPRMPLWWRWYYWICPVSYTLYGLVVTQFGDIEETLESGEKVKDFVSHYFGYDSDFVGIVGIILAGITVFFGFCFAFAIKTFNFQKR; this is translated from the exons ATGGAGAATGGTGGATCTTTTAGAGCCAACAGTGGACGTTTAGGCAGTCCTCACATATGGAGGAACAGTACCATGGAAGCCTTTACAAAGTCTTCCCAaggagaagatgatgaagaagctTTGAAATGGGCAGCTATTGAAAAACTTCCAACGTATTTACGTATACAGAGAGGCATACTCACTGAAGCTGAAGGCCAGGCAAGAGAGATTGATATCAAAAGTCTTGGATTGATTGAGAGGCGGAATCTGATTGAGAGGCTTGTCAAAATTGCTGAAGAAGATAATGAAAAGTTCTTGTTGAAGCTCAAGGAACGCATTGATAG AGTTGGGCTTGATATTCCTACAATTGAAGTCCGGTTTGAGCATATAAATGTCGAAGCAGAAGCTTATATTGGAAGCAGAGCTTTGCCTACAATCTTCAACTCCATTGTTAATACCTTGGAG GGGTTCTTGAATTATCTTCACATTCTTCCAAGTAGAAAAAAGTCATTACCAATTCTTCATGATGTTAGTGGAATCATCAAACCTCGAAG AATGACATTGCTTCTAGGCCCTCCAAGTTCAGGAAAGACCACATTACTATTGACTTTGGCAGGAAAACTTGGAAAAGACTTGAAA TTTTCGGGGAGAGTTACATATAATGGACATGGGATGGAAGAGTTTGTACCACAGAGGACATCAGCTTACATAAGTCAATATGATTTGCATATTGGAGAAATGACAGTAAGAGAAACATTGGCTTTCTCAGCAAGATGTCAAGGGGTCGGTCCCCGTTATG AGACGTTGGCAGAACTATCAAGAAGAGAAAAGGCTGCAAATATCAAACCAGATCCTGATATTGATCTTTACATGAAG GCAGCATCACTGGAAGGGCAGGAGACAAATGTAGTTACAGACTATGTTCTTAAG attttgggTCTTGAAGTATGTGCTGACACCATGGTGGGAGATGAAATGATTCGAGGCATCTCTGGTGGACAAAAGAAGCGAGTCACTACAG GGGAAATGCTAGTTGGACCAGCAAGAGCACTTTTCATGGATGAAATATCAACTGGGTTGGACAGTTCAACTACATTCCAAATTGTAAACTCACTTAGACAGTccattcatatatttaatgGAACTGCTGTTATTTCTCTTCTCCAACCAGCACCAGAAACATATGAATTATTTGACGACATAGTTCTTCTCTCTGATGGCCATATTGTGTATCAAGGTCCCCGCGAAAATGTGTTAGAATTCTTTGAATACATGGGCTTCAAGTGTCCTGAGAGGAAAGGAGTTGCTGATTTCTTACAAGAA GTGACTTCAAGGAAAGATCAAGAGCAGTACTGGGCAAACAAAGATGAGCCTTATAGCTTTGTTGCCTCTCAGGAATTTGCTGAAGCTTTTCAATCATTTCATATTGGTCGAAAACTGGGTGATGAACTTGCTACTCCATTTGACAAGTCCAAAAGTCACCCAGCTGCTTTAACAAAGGAGAAATATGGCTGCAGCAAGAAAGAACTACTGAAAGCTTGTATCTCAAGAGAATATTTACTCATGAAGAGAAACTCATTTGTCtacattttcaaaatgtttcag CTTATTTTGGCTGCAGTAGTGACAATGACACTATTTCTACGGACTGAGATGCACCGGGAAACAGTGGCAGATGGTGGAATTTATCTGGGAACCCTGTTCTTCGCATTGGTTATGATTATGTTCAACGGATTCTCAGAGCTCGCCATGACTATAATGAAACTTCCTGTATTCTACAAGCAAAGGGACCTTCTTTTTTACCCTTCATGGGCTTACTCATTGCCTACATGGGTCCTTAAGATCCCAATCACTTTCGTTGAAGTTGGTGTTTGGGTTTTCACAACTTACTATGTTATAGGCTATGATCCAAATATTAAAAg GTTTTTCAGACAGTACTTGATACTCCTATGTGTAAACCAGATGGCGTCTGGACTATTTCGATGTATCGGAGCCATCGGACGGAATATAATTGTTGCAAACACGTTTGGTTCATTTGCTTTACTGTCAGTCTTGGTGCTGGGTGGATTTGTCTTATCACGAG TTGATGTAAAGAGTTGGTGGCTGTGGGGTTATTGGTTCTCGCCAATGATGTATGGGCAGAATGCTATGGCTGTGAATGAATTTCTGGGGAATAGTTGGAGTCAT ATACCTCCTAATTCTAAAGAATCATTAGGAGTTCAGGTCATGAAGAGTCGTGGGCTCTTTCCAGAAGCATATTGGTATTGGATTGGAGTAGGAGCTTTGATTGGATATGTATTtctattcaattttctttttacaatGGCTTTAAAGTATCTTGATC CCTTGGGAAAGCCTCAGGCAATTCTAACCCAAGAGGCCTTTGATGAGAAATGTGGTAGCAAAGGAGGGGAGCTAATGGAGCTAACACACAGGGGAAAGTTATCTTCTA AAAGAGGAAATGAAAGCCGAAGAAGTATATCGTCCAGGACTCTTTCTGCAAGGATAGAAAGCTTCTCCGGACCAGAGCAGCACAGAAGGCGGGGAATGATTCTTCCTTTTGAACCTCATTCTATTACCTTCGATGAAATCAGATATGCAGTAGACATGCCACAG GAAATGAAAGCTCAAGGTATTGCTGCGGATAGACTAGAACTTTTGAAGGGTTTGAGTGGTGCTTTTAGGCCAGGTGTGCTCACCGCTCTCATGGGAGTAAGTGGGGCTGGAAAGACCACTCTAATGGATGTTTTGTCTGGAAGAAAAACAGGTGGATATATCTCTGGTACAATCACAATATCTGGGTACCTGAAAAAGCAAGAAACATTCGCTCGCATTTCAGGATATTGCGAGCAAACTGATATTCATTCTCCTCATGTTACCGTCTATGAGTCCTTGCTCTATTCTGCTTGGCTTCGGTTGCCTATTGAGGTCAATTCTGATACCAGAAAG ATGTTTATTAAGGAAGTGATGGAGCTTGTGGAGCTGAACCCAATAAGGGAAGCCCTTGTTGGATTGCCTGGCGTGAATGGGCTCTCAACTGAGCAGAGAAAAAGGCTGACCATCGCAGTAGAACTTGTTGCTAACCCATCAATTATATTCATGGATGAGCCAACTTCTGGCCTTGATGCTCGGGCAGCTGCAATAGTAATGAGAACAGTGAGGAACACGGTGGACACCGGTCGGACAGTGGTTTGCACCATTCACCAGCCTAGTATCGATATATTTGACGCTTTTGatgag CTACTTCTATTGAAACGGGGAGGCGAAGAGATATATGTCGGTCCATTAGGCCGCCATTCTTCCCAGTTGATCAAGTACTTTGAGGGAATTGAAGGAGTGCCAAAGATTAGAGATGGTCATAATCCTGCAACCTGGATGTTGGAGGTTACAACAACAGCACAAGAAGCAGGCCTAGGAATCAACTTCACTGACATATACAAAAACTCAGAGTTATACAG GAGAAACAAGAATTTGATCAAAGAATTAAGCACCCCTCCACCAGGTTCAAAAGATCTTTACTTTGGGACCAAATATTCACAATCTTTCTTCACACAATGCAAAGCTTGCTTGTGGAAACAGCATATGTCATACTGGAGAAACCCACCATACACTGCTGTTAGACTTTTCTTCACAACTTTTATAGCTTTGATGTTTGGGACAATTTTCTGGGATATTGGCTCCGAAAG AAAAAGGCAACAAGATCTTTTTAATGCAATGGGCTCCATGTATGCTGCTGTGCTATTCATTGGTGCGCAAAATGCAACATCAGTGCAGCCAGTTGTGGCTATTGAAAGAACAGTGTTTTACAGAGAAAGAGCAGCTGGAATGTATTCAACTTTACCATATGCATTTGGCCAG GTTGCAATAGAGCTTCCACACATTTTAGTACAGACAATTATATACGGTGTTATAGTATACGCTACAATAGGATTCGACTGGACAGTGAGCAAGTTCTTCTGGTATCTCATCATCATGTACTTGACACTTTTATACTTCACATTCTACGGAATGATGGCAGTCGCTGTTACTCCTAATCACAACATCGCCGCCATAGTATCTTCCTTCTTCTATATAATGTGGAACCTCTTTTCAGGGTTCATCATTCCTCGACCG AGGATGCCACTGTGGTGGAGATGGTATTATTGGATATGTCCAGTGAGTTACACCTTGTATGGCCTGGTAGTTACACAATTTGGAGATATAGAAGAGACATTAGAATCTGGTGAGAAGGTGAAGGATTTTGTGAGCCATTACTTTGGCTATGACTCTGACTTTGTGGGTATAGTTGGAATCATATTGGCTGGAATTACTGTGTTTTTTGGATTCTGTTTTGCCTTTGCCATTAAGACATTTAACTTCCAGAAAAGATGA
- the LOC123200943 gene encoding pleiotropic drug resistance protein 1-like isoform X4: MENGGSFRANSGRLGSPHIWRNSTMEAFTKSSQGEDDEEALKWAAIEKLPTYLRIQRGILTEAEGQAREIDIKSLGLIERRNLIERLVKIAEEDNEKFLLKLKERIDRVGLDIPTIEVRFEHINVEAEAYIGSRALPTIFNSIVNTLEGFLNYLHILPSRKKSLPILHDVSGIIKPRRMTLLLGPPSSGKTTLLLTLAGKLGKDLKFSGRVTYNGHGMEEFVPQRTSAYISQYDLHIGEMTVRETLAFSARCQGVGPRYETLAELSRREKAANIKPDPDIDLYMKAASLEGQETNVVTDYVLKILGLEVCADTMVGDEMIRGISGGQKKRVTTGEMLVGPARALFMDEISTGLDSSTTFQIVNSLRQSIHIFNGTAVISLLQPAPETYELFDDIVLLSDGHIVYQGPRENVLEFFEYMGFKCPERKGVADFLQEVTSRKDQEQYWANKDEPYSFVASQEFAEAFQSFHIGRKLGDELATPFDKSKSHPAALTKEKYGCSKKELLKACISREYLLMKRNSFVYIFKMFQLILAAVVTMTLFLRTEMHRETVADGGIYLGTLFFALVMIMFNGFSELAMTIMKLPVFYKQRDLLFYPSWAYSLPTWVLKIPITFVEVGVWVFTTYYVIGYDPNIKRFFRQYLILLCVNQMASGLFRCIGAIGRNIIVANTFGSFALLSVLVLGGFVLSRVDVKSWWLWGYWFSPMMYGQNAMAVNEFLGNSWSHIPPNSKESLGVQVMKSRGLFPEAYWYWIGVGALIGYVFLFNFLFTMALKYLDPLGKPQAILTQEAFDEKCGSKGGELMELTHRGKLSSSKRRGMILPFEPHSITFDEIRYAVDMPQEMKAQGIAADRLELLKGLSGAFRPGVLTALMGVSGAGKTTLMDVLSGRKTGGYISGTITISGYLKKQETFARISGYCEQTDIHSPHVTVYESLLYSAWLRLPIEVNSDTRKMFIKEVMELVELNPIREALVGLPGVNGLSTEQRKRLTIAVELVANPSIIFMDEPTSGLDARAAAIVMRTVRNTVDTGRTVVCTIHQPSIDIFDAFDELLLLKRGGEEIYVGPLGRHSSQLIKYFEGIEGVPKIRDGHNPATWMLEVTTTAQEAGLGINFTDIYKNSELYRRNKNLIKELSTPPPGSKDLYFGTKYSQSFFTQCKACLWKQHMSYWRNPPYTAVRLFFTTFIALMFGTIFWDIGSERKRQQDLFNAMGSMYAAVLFIGAQNATSVQPVVAIERTVFYRERAAGMYSTLPYAFGQVAIELPHILVQTIIYGVIVYATIGFDWTVSKFFWYLIIMYLTLLYFTFYGMMAVAVTPNHNIAAIVSSFFYIMWNLFSGFIIPRPRMPLWWRWYYWICPVSYTLYGLVVTQFGDIEETLESGEKVKDFVSHYFGYDSDFVGIVGIILAGITVFFGFCFAFAIKTFNFQKR, encoded by the exons ATGGAGAATGGTGGATCTTTTAGAGCCAACAGTGGACGTTTAGGCAGTCCTCACATATGGAGGAACAGTACCATGGAAGCCTTTACAAAGTCTTCCCAaggagaagatgatgaagaagctTTGAAATGGGCAGCTATTGAAAAACTTCCAACGTATTTACGTATACAGAGAGGCATACTCACTGAAGCTGAAGGCCAGGCAAGAGAGATTGATATCAAAAGTCTTGGATTGATTGAGAGGCGGAATCTGATTGAGAGGCTTGTCAAAATTGCTGAAGAAGATAATGAAAAGTTCTTGTTGAAGCTCAAGGAACGCATTGATAG AGTTGGGCTTGATATTCCTACAATTGAAGTCCGGTTTGAGCATATAAATGTCGAAGCAGAAGCTTATATTGGAAGCAGAGCTTTGCCTACAATCTTCAACTCCATTGTTAATACCTTGGAG GGGTTCTTGAATTATCTTCACATTCTTCCAAGTAGAAAAAAGTCATTACCAATTCTTCATGATGTTAGTGGAATCATCAAACCTCGAAG AATGACATTGCTTCTAGGCCCTCCAAGTTCAGGAAAGACCACATTACTATTGACTTTGGCAGGAAAACTTGGAAAAGACTTGAAA TTTTCGGGGAGAGTTACATATAATGGACATGGGATGGAAGAGTTTGTACCACAGAGGACATCAGCTTACATAAGTCAATATGATTTGCATATTGGAGAAATGACAGTAAGAGAAACATTGGCTTTCTCAGCAAGATGTCAAGGGGTCGGTCCCCGTTATG AGACGTTGGCAGAACTATCAAGAAGAGAAAAGGCTGCAAATATCAAACCAGATCCTGATATTGATCTTTACATGAAG GCAGCATCACTGGAAGGGCAGGAGACAAATGTAGTTACAGACTATGTTCTTAAG attttgggTCTTGAAGTATGTGCTGACACCATGGTGGGAGATGAAATGATTCGAGGCATCTCTGGTGGACAAAAGAAGCGAGTCACTACAG GGGAAATGCTAGTTGGACCAGCAAGAGCACTTTTCATGGATGAAATATCAACTGGGTTGGACAGTTCAACTACATTCCAAATTGTAAACTCACTTAGACAGTccattcatatatttaatgGAACTGCTGTTATTTCTCTTCTCCAACCAGCACCAGAAACATATGAATTATTTGACGACATAGTTCTTCTCTCTGATGGCCATATTGTGTATCAAGGTCCCCGCGAAAATGTGTTAGAATTCTTTGAATACATGGGCTTCAAGTGTCCTGAGAGGAAAGGAGTTGCTGATTTCTTACAAGAA GTGACTTCAAGGAAAGATCAAGAGCAGTACTGGGCAAACAAAGATGAGCCTTATAGCTTTGTTGCCTCTCAGGAATTTGCTGAAGCTTTTCAATCATTTCATATTGGTCGAAAACTGGGTGATGAACTTGCTACTCCATTTGACAAGTCCAAAAGTCACCCAGCTGCTTTAACAAAGGAGAAATATGGCTGCAGCAAGAAAGAACTACTGAAAGCTTGTATCTCAAGAGAATATTTACTCATGAAGAGAAACTCATTTGTCtacattttcaaaatgtttcag CTTATTTTGGCTGCAGTAGTGACAATGACACTATTTCTACGGACTGAGATGCACCGGGAAACAGTGGCAGATGGTGGAATTTATCTGGGAACCCTGTTCTTCGCATTGGTTATGATTATGTTCAACGGATTCTCAGAGCTCGCCATGACTATAATGAAACTTCCTGTATTCTACAAGCAAAGGGACCTTCTTTTTTACCCTTCATGGGCTTACTCATTGCCTACATGGGTCCTTAAGATCCCAATCACTTTCGTTGAAGTTGGTGTTTGGGTTTTCACAACTTACTATGTTATAGGCTATGATCCAAATATTAAAAg GTTTTTCAGACAGTACTTGATACTCCTATGTGTAAACCAGATGGCGTCTGGACTATTTCGATGTATCGGAGCCATCGGACGGAATATAATTGTTGCAAACACGTTTGGTTCATTTGCTTTACTGTCAGTCTTGGTGCTGGGTGGATTTGTCTTATCACGAG TTGATGTAAAGAGTTGGTGGCTGTGGGGTTATTGGTTCTCGCCAATGATGTATGGGCAGAATGCTATGGCTGTGAATGAATTTCTGGGGAATAGTTGGAGTCAT ATACCTCCTAATTCTAAAGAATCATTAGGAGTTCAGGTCATGAAGAGTCGTGGGCTCTTTCCAGAAGCATATTGGTATTGGATTGGAGTAGGAGCTTTGATTGGATATGTATTtctattcaattttctttttacaatGGCTTTAAAGTATCTTGATC CCTTGGGAAAGCCTCAGGCAATTCTAACCCAAGAGGCCTTTGATGAGAAATGTGGTAGCAAAGGAGGGGAGCTAATGGAGCTAACACACAGGGGAAAGTTATCTTCTAGTAA AAGGCGGGGAATGATTCTTCCTTTTGAACCTCATTCTATTACCTTCGATGAAATCAGATATGCAGTAGACATGCCACAG GAAATGAAAGCTCAAGGTATTGCTGCGGATAGACTAGAACTTTTGAAGGGTTTGAGTGGTGCTTTTAGGCCAGGTGTGCTCACCGCTCTCATGGGAGTAAGTGGGGCTGGAAAGACCACTCTAATGGATGTTTTGTCTGGAAGAAAAACAGGTGGATATATCTCTGGTACAATCACAATATCTGGGTACCTGAAAAAGCAAGAAACATTCGCTCGCATTTCAGGATATTGCGAGCAAACTGATATTCATTCTCCTCATGTTACCGTCTATGAGTCCTTGCTCTATTCTGCTTGGCTTCGGTTGCCTATTGAGGTCAATTCTGATACCAGAAAG ATGTTTATTAAGGAAGTGATGGAGCTTGTGGAGCTGAACCCAATAAGGGAAGCCCTTGTTGGATTGCCTGGCGTGAATGGGCTCTCAACTGAGCAGAGAAAAAGGCTGACCATCGCAGTAGAACTTGTTGCTAACCCATCAATTATATTCATGGATGAGCCAACTTCTGGCCTTGATGCTCGGGCAGCTGCAATAGTAATGAGAACAGTGAGGAACACGGTGGACACCGGTCGGACAGTGGTTTGCACCATTCACCAGCCTAGTATCGATATATTTGACGCTTTTGatgag CTACTTCTATTGAAACGGGGAGGCGAAGAGATATATGTCGGTCCATTAGGCCGCCATTCTTCCCAGTTGATCAAGTACTTTGAGGGAATTGAAGGAGTGCCAAAGATTAGAGATGGTCATAATCCTGCAACCTGGATGTTGGAGGTTACAACAACAGCACAAGAAGCAGGCCTAGGAATCAACTTCACTGACATATACAAAAACTCAGAGTTATACAG GAGAAACAAGAATTTGATCAAAGAATTAAGCACCCCTCCACCAGGTTCAAAAGATCTTTACTTTGGGACCAAATATTCACAATCTTTCTTCACACAATGCAAAGCTTGCTTGTGGAAACAGCATATGTCATACTGGAGAAACCCACCATACACTGCTGTTAGACTTTTCTTCACAACTTTTATAGCTTTGATGTTTGGGACAATTTTCTGGGATATTGGCTCCGAAAG AAAAAGGCAACAAGATCTTTTTAATGCAATGGGCTCCATGTATGCTGCTGTGCTATTCATTGGTGCGCAAAATGCAACATCAGTGCAGCCAGTTGTGGCTATTGAAAGAACAGTGTTTTACAGAGAAAGAGCAGCTGGAATGTATTCAACTTTACCATATGCATTTGGCCAG GTTGCAATAGAGCTTCCACACATTTTAGTACAGACAATTATATACGGTGTTATAGTATACGCTACAATAGGATTCGACTGGACAGTGAGCAAGTTCTTCTGGTATCTCATCATCATGTACTTGACACTTTTATACTTCACATTCTACGGAATGATGGCAGTCGCTGTTACTCCTAATCACAACATCGCCGCCATAGTATCTTCCTTCTTCTATATAATGTGGAACCTCTTTTCAGGGTTCATCATTCCTCGACCG AGGATGCCACTGTGGTGGAGATGGTATTATTGGATATGTCCAGTGAGTTACACCTTGTATGGCCTGGTAGTTACACAATTTGGAGATATAGAAGAGACATTAGAATCTGGTGAGAAGGTGAAGGATTTTGTGAGCCATTACTTTGGCTATGACTCTGACTTTGTGGGTATAGTTGGAATCATATTGGCTGGAATTACTGTGTTTTTTGGATTCTGTTTTGCCTTTGCCATTAAGACATTTAACTTCCAGAAAAGATGA